One genomic segment of Microbacterium maritypicum includes these proteins:
- a CDS encoding succinate dehydrogenase iron-sulfur subunit → MSTAIAEAPADTTEETGIQSFVVTFNIRRFNPEVDAEPHWVDYDVELYSTDRVLDALHKIKWEVDGSLTFRRSCAHGICGSDAMRINGRNRLACKTLIKDLDISKPIYVEAIKGLPLEKDLVVDMEPFFASYREVQPFLVASSVPEKGKERVQSIADREIFDDTTKCILCAACTSSCPVFWTDGQYFGPAAIVNAHRFIFDSRDDNAAVRLDILNDKEGVWRCRTTFNCSEACPRGIEVTKAIAEVKQAVLRGRP, encoded by the coding sequence ATGTCGACCGCCATCGCAGAGGCACCTGCCGACACGACCGAGGAGACCGGCATCCAGTCCTTCGTCGTCACGTTCAACATCCGCCGGTTCAACCCGGAGGTCGACGCCGAGCCGCACTGGGTCGACTACGACGTGGAGCTCTACTCCACCGACCGTGTGCTCGACGCCCTGCACAAGATCAAGTGGGAGGTCGACGGCTCCCTGACCTTCCGCCGCTCCTGCGCTCACGGCATCTGCGGCTCCGACGCCATGCGCATCAACGGCCGCAACCGCCTCGCCTGCAAGACGCTGATCAAGGACCTCGACATCTCGAAGCCGATCTACGTCGAGGCGATCAAGGGCCTGCCGCTGGAGAAGGACCTGGTCGTCGACATGGAGCCGTTCTTCGCGTCGTACCGCGAGGTGCAGCCGTTCCTGGTCGCCAGCTCCGTGCCGGAGAAGGGCAAGGAGCGCGTCCAGTCCATCGCCGACCGCGAGATCTTCGACGACACCACCAAGTGCATCCTGTGCGCCGCGTGCACCTCGTCCTGCCCCGTGTTCTGGACCGACGGGCAGTACTTCGGCCCGGCCGCGATCGTCAACGCCCACCGCTTCATCTTCGACTCCCGCGACGACAACGCAGCGGTCCGCCTCGACATCCTCAACGACAAGGAAGGCGTGTGGCGCTGCCGCACCACCTTCAACTGCTCCGAGGCATGCCCCCGTGGCATCGAGGTCACCAAGGCCATCGCCGAGGTCAAGCAGGCCGTGCTCCGCGGGCGTCCCTGA
- the pth gene encoding aminoacyl-tRNA hydrolase, whose translation MASTWLVVGLGNPGPRYEATRHNIGQMVVDELASRRSEAFREHKGGARVVETWLRPGADKVVLAKPNTFMNVSGTPVAALARFYSVPAEQVIVVHDELDIPFDTVKLKTGGGHGGHNGVRDVARALGTADFPRVRVGIGRPVGRQDPADWVLAPFGKEEQPNLPILVADAADAVELLVGEGLLAAQQKHHAPR comes from the coding sequence ATGGCATCGACCTGGCTCGTGGTCGGGCTCGGCAACCCCGGCCCCCGTTATGAGGCCACACGGCACAACATCGGCCAGATGGTGGTCGACGAGCTGGCCTCGCGACGCAGCGAGGCGTTCCGCGAGCACAAGGGAGGAGCGCGCGTCGTGGAGACGTGGTTGCGCCCCGGGGCGGACAAGGTGGTGCTGGCCAAGCCGAACACCTTCATGAACGTCTCCGGCACGCCCGTGGCGGCTCTGGCCCGGTTCTACTCGGTCCCCGCCGAGCAGGTGATCGTGGTGCACGACGAGCTCGACATCCCGTTCGACACGGTCAAGCTCAAGACCGGCGGCGGTCACGGCGGACACAACGGCGTGCGCGATGTCGCACGCGCCCTAGGCACCGCCGATTTCCCGCGCGTGCGGGTGGGCATCGGCCGTCCCGTCGGGCGCCAGGATCCCGCGGACTGGGTGCTCGCCCCGTTCGGCAAGGAGGAGCAGCCGAACCTGCCGATCCTCGTCGCGGACGCCGCCGACGCGGTCGAGCTGCTGGTGGGCGAAGGCCTTCTCGCAGCGCAGCAGAAGCACCACGCACCCCGGTGA
- a CDS encoding exodeoxyribonuclease III, protein MPHLRIATVNVNGIRAAARNGMSSWLDDAGVDILTLQEVRGQDEHLEAALPGWSFVHDEATAKGRAGVAIASRTPALASRTDFGPDDFDSKGRWIEADFLIGDRPLTVVSAYVHSGEADTPKQDEKWKFLDAFGTRLGELGSDGALALVTGDLNVGHRELDIKNWRGNRKKAGFLPRERAYFDRFLGEAGTEVSGVDGTVGPGLGWIDVGRKFHGEVDGPYTWWSMRGQAFDNDSGWRIDYHLATPALAERVESYHVARAAAYDQRWSDHAPVVVDYRY, encoded by the coding sequence ATGCCTCATCTGCGTATCGCCACGGTCAATGTCAACGGAATCCGAGCGGCGGCTCGCAACGGGATGAGCTCCTGGTTGGACGATGCCGGCGTCGACATCCTCACGCTCCAGGAGGTCCGCGGGCAGGACGAGCACCTCGAGGCCGCACTCCCCGGCTGGTCTTTCGTGCACGATGAGGCCACAGCGAAGGGGCGGGCCGGCGTCGCCATCGCCAGCCGCACTCCCGCGCTGGCCTCCCGCACCGATTTCGGCCCCGACGACTTCGACTCCAAGGGTCGCTGGATCGAAGCCGACTTCCTGATCGGCGATCGCCCGCTCACCGTCGTGAGCGCCTACGTGCACTCCGGCGAGGCCGACACCCCGAAGCAGGACGAGAAGTGGAAGTTCCTCGACGCGTTCGGGACGCGCCTGGGCGAGCTCGGCTCCGACGGCGCCCTCGCGCTCGTCACAGGCGACCTGAACGTCGGGCACCGTGAGCTCGACATCAAGAACTGGCGAGGCAACCGCAAGAAGGCCGGTTTCCTCCCCCGCGAGCGCGCCTACTTCGACCGCTTCCTCGGCGAGGCGGGCACAGAGGTCTCGGGGGTCGACGGCACCGTGGGCCCCGGCCTCGGCTGGATCGACGTCGGCCGAAAGTTCCACGGCGAGGTCGACGGCCCGTACACCTGGTGGTCGATGCGAGGACAGGCGTTCGACAACGACTCCGGGTGGCGCATCGACTATCACCTCGCGACGCCCGCACTCGCCGAACGCGTCGAGAGCTATCACGTCGCGCGCGCCGCGGCCTACGACCAGCGCTGGAGCGACCACGCGCCCGTCGTCGTCGACTACCGCTACTGA
- a CDS encoding fumarylacetoacetate hydrolase family protein, with protein MRLGRIDTADGPRWVRETADGLIPLSDPFLAFAEGRLPSDEGDAVDGAMIAPVDPVVIVGIAQNGPEHVSPVQAWLKSPRTVIGSGAEVVMRRDAGAQVAEGEIAVVIGRPTPGLTVHNAHEYVLGVTAVNDLSSPDRAAFDPRNFESKSGEGYTPLGPWIDTEVGIDDVSLEVEVDGRLVAETGSRQLPMSIRECLAYVAAWSPLGPGDVVMTGAPHSQAPVEPGQTVTVRVAGIELVTAFV; from the coding sequence ATGCGTCTTGGGCGCATCGACACCGCCGACGGCCCCCGCTGGGTGCGCGAGACGGCGGACGGGCTGATCCCGCTGTCCGATCCCTTCCTCGCCTTCGCCGAGGGGCGCCTGCCGAGCGATGAAGGAGACGCCGTCGACGGGGCGATGATCGCGCCGGTGGACCCCGTGGTGATCGTCGGCATCGCCCAGAACGGACCGGAGCACGTGTCGCCGGTGCAGGCGTGGCTCAAGAGTCCGCGGACGGTGATCGGCAGCGGTGCCGAGGTCGTGATGCGCCGCGACGCCGGTGCCCAGGTCGCCGAGGGCGAGATCGCCGTCGTGATCGGGCGCCCGACTCCGGGGCTGACCGTGCACAACGCGCACGAGTACGTGCTGGGCGTCACGGCGGTGAACGACCTCTCGAGCCCGGATCGAGCGGCGTTCGACCCCCGCAACTTCGAATCGAAGTCGGGGGAGGGCTACACCCCGCTCGGCCCTTGGATCGACACCGAGGTCGGGATCGACGACGTGAGCCTCGAGGTGGAGGTGGACGGACGCCTGGTCGCCGAGACGGGAAGCAGGCAGCTGCCCATGTCGATCCGGGAATGCCTCGCCTACGTGGCCGCGTGGTCTCCGCTCGGACCGGGAGACGTCGTCATGACCGGCGCTCCGCACTCCCAGGCGCCCGTGGAGCCCGGGCAGACCGTGACCGTCAGGGTCGCGGGAATCGAGCTGGTCACGGCATTCGTGTGA
- a CDS encoding gluconokinase, with product MSVRIVVMGPSGSGKSTVGAFLADALGARFIDGDDLHPAANVRKMAAGIPLDDADRQPWLRLVGETLQAEERIVVACSALRRAYREVIRAEAPDTFFAELAIGRAVLEERMRLRADHFMPAALLDSQLQTLESLEADEHGIRVDESADVRTASAVIAAAARLPH from the coding sequence ATGAGTGTGCGCATCGTCGTGATGGGCCCGAGCGGTTCGGGAAAGTCGACGGTGGGGGCGTTCCTCGCCGATGCTCTCGGTGCGCGGTTCATCGACGGCGACGACCTGCATCCGGCAGCGAACGTCCGCAAGATGGCGGCGGGAATCCCCTTGGACGACGCGGATCGGCAGCCCTGGCTCCGCCTCGTGGGCGAGACCCTCCAGGCCGAGGAGCGGATCGTCGTCGCGTGCTCGGCACTCCGACGTGCCTATCGCGAGGTCATCAGAGCCGAGGCGCCGGACACCTTCTTCGCGGAACTCGCGATCGGTCGGGCCGTGCTCGAGGAGCGGATGCGTCTGCGGGCCGATCACTTCATGCCGGCGGCGCTCCTGGACTCGCAGCTCCAGACGCTCGAGTCCCTCGAAGCCGATGAGCACGGCATCAGGGTGGACGAGTCGGCGGACGTTCGGACCGCATCCGCCGTCATCGCCGCGGCGGCACGGCTGCCGCACTGA
- the trpS gene encoding tryptophan--tRNA ligase, translating to MTRPRLYSGMQPSADSLQIGNYIGALLQWRELQSSYDAYFSVVDLHAITVAQDPAELREKTRRTAAQYIAAGIEPSLSTLYVQSHVRAHAELAWILSTITGFGEAGRMTQFKDKSSRYGADSTSVGLFTYPVLMAADILLYQTDVVPVGDDQKQHVELTRDLAERFNSRFGETFTVPMPVIQKETARIYDLQNPTSKMSKSAESDAGVLWMLDDPAKSAKKVMRAVTDNEGSVRFDRESKPGVSNLLTIYAALTGRQVAAIEDEYAGRGYGDFKKGLAEVVVNEFEPVRARALELLDDPAELDRILAENAARADAVADATLSDVYDRVGLLRRV from the coding sequence GTGACGAGACCTCGCCTTTACTCCGGAATGCAGCCCTCCGCCGACTCCCTCCAGATCGGCAACTACATCGGCGCGCTGCTCCAGTGGCGGGAGCTGCAGAGTTCCTACGACGCCTATTTCTCCGTCGTCGATCTGCACGCGATCACCGTCGCCCAGGACCCGGCAGAGCTGCGTGAGAAGACGCGTCGTACGGCAGCGCAGTACATCGCCGCCGGTATCGAGCCCTCGCTGTCGACGCTGTACGTGCAGTCGCATGTGCGCGCTCACGCCGAGCTCGCGTGGATTCTCAGCACCATCACCGGCTTCGGCGAAGCCGGTCGGATGACGCAGTTCAAGGACAAGTCCTCGCGCTACGGTGCGGACTCGACCAGTGTCGGCCTGTTCACCTACCCGGTGCTCATGGCCGCAGACATCCTGCTCTACCAGACCGATGTGGTGCCGGTGGGCGATGACCAGAAGCAGCACGTCGAGCTCACGCGCGATCTCGCCGAGCGTTTCAACTCGCGATTCGGTGAGACCTTCACGGTGCCGATGCCCGTCATCCAGAAGGAGACCGCGCGCATCTACGACCTGCAGAACCCGACGTCGAAGATGTCGAAGTCTGCCGAGAGCGACGCCGGCGTGCTGTGGATGCTCGACGATCCGGCGAAGTCGGCGAAGAAGGTCATGCGCGCGGTGACCGACAACGAGGGCTCCGTGCGGTTCGACCGCGAGAGCAAGCCCGGCGTCTCGAACCTGCTCACGATCTACGCGGCGCTCACAGGACGCCAGGTCGCCGCGATCGAGGACGAGTACGCGGGACGCGGCTACGGCGACTTCAAGAAGGGCCTGGCCGAGGTCGTCGTCAACGAGTTCGAGCCGGTGCGCGCCCGCGCCCTCGAGCTGCTCGACGATCCCGCCGAGCTCGATCGCATCCTGGCCGAGAACGCCGCCCGCGCCGATGCCGTCGCCGACGCGACTCTCTCGGACGTGTACGACCGGGTGGGTCTGCTCCGGCGCGTCTGA
- a CDS encoding zinc-binding dehydrogenase: MNNLAVVAHAAEDLRIEDIGAPAPRPDEAVVDIAYGGICGSDLHYWRHGAAGASVLREPMILGHEVSGVVCVAAADGTGPAVGTPVAVHPLTAHGDGRTPWPAAHPNLAPASTYLGSAMHLPHTQGAFARRVALPARMLHALPAGLDLQTAALAEPAAVAWHGVQRAGDVRGLRVVVIGAGPIGQLVAAVAQRAGASSVTVTDLQQQPRDIAEARGIRSLDARAENEISELHADVVIESSGTVPGLSAAVSAAARGGTVVMLGLQRGGEVPAPMATAITRELTLRGSFRFGAEFDEVIAALADGSLDVRGIISHVLPVDDALDAFARAADPASSCKVLIDFGREA; the protein is encoded by the coding sequence GTGAACAACCTCGCCGTGGTGGCGCATGCCGCCGAGGATCTGCGGATCGAAGACATCGGCGCCCCGGCGCCCCGACCGGATGAAGCCGTCGTGGACATCGCCTACGGCGGCATCTGCGGATCAGACCTCCACTATTGGCGACATGGAGCCGCCGGTGCCTCGGTGCTGCGTGAGCCGATGATCCTCGGACACGAGGTGTCCGGCGTCGTCTGCGTCGCCGCGGCCGATGGCACGGGGCCCGCCGTCGGCACTCCCGTGGCCGTCCATCCGCTCACCGCGCACGGTGACGGACGCACCCCCTGGCCGGCGGCGCATCCCAACCTCGCGCCGGCGTCGACGTATCTCGGCTCGGCGATGCACCTGCCGCACACCCAGGGCGCCTTCGCGCGCCGCGTCGCCCTGCCCGCACGCATGCTGCACGCGCTTCCCGCCGGTCTCGACCTGCAGACGGCGGCGCTCGCCGAGCCCGCAGCCGTCGCCTGGCACGGTGTGCAGCGTGCGGGTGATGTGCGCGGTCTGCGGGTCGTCGTGATCGGTGCCGGACCCATCGGCCAACTCGTCGCCGCGGTGGCGCAGCGCGCAGGGGCCTCCTCCGTGACCGTCACCGACCTGCAGCAGCAGCCGCGCGACATCGCCGAAGCGCGCGGCATCCGGTCGCTCGATGCACGGGCCGAGAATGAGATCTCCGAGCTGCACGCCGACGTCGTGATCGAATCGAGCGGCACCGTCCCCGGACTCTCGGCCGCCGTCTCCGCCGCCGCCCGCGGGGGCACGGTGGTGATGCTGGGGCTCCAGCGCGGGGGAGAGGTGCCGGCGCCGATGGCCACGGCCATCACCCGTGAGCTCACGCTGCGCGGGTCCTTCCGCTTCGGGGCGGAGTTCGACGAGGTCATCGCCGCCCTCGCCGACGGCAGCCTCGACGTGCGCGGTATCATCAGCCACGTGCTGCCGGTGGACGATGCGCTCGACGCCTTCGCACGGGCCGCCGACCCCGCGAGCTCCTGCAAGGTGCTCATCGACTTCGGCCGGGAGGCATGA
- a CDS encoding SDR family oxidoreductase: protein MTALPAGLAAFDLTGRTALVTGSSQGIGRTLAAGLAGAGATVVVHGRDAVKARTSADEIAHATGAVVHSVVFDVTDAAAVDAGMAEVERLVGTPDILVNNAGVQRRAPIAEFADEDWDALVQTNLSSVFHLSRRVSAGMIARGSGKIIQIGSVQSQLARPSIAAYSATKGAIVMFTKGLCADLAPHGIQANAIAPGYFATELTKALVADEQFSQWVRGRTPAGRWGDTQDLVGALLFLASGASDFVNGQTLFVDGGMTAVV from the coding sequence ATGACCGCGCTGCCGGCGGGACTCGCCGCCTTCGATCTGACGGGGCGCACGGCGCTGGTCACGGGGTCGAGCCAGGGGATCGGCAGGACACTCGCGGCGGGGCTCGCCGGCGCGGGCGCGACCGTCGTCGTGCATGGACGGGATGCCGTCAAGGCCCGGACATCGGCCGACGAGATCGCGCACGCCACGGGAGCCGTCGTGCACAGCGTCGTCTTCGACGTGACCGACGCCGCGGCGGTGGATGCCGGCATGGCCGAGGTCGAGCGTCTGGTCGGCACCCCCGACATCCTCGTGAACAACGCCGGGGTCCAGCGCCGAGCGCCGATCGCGGAGTTCGCCGACGAGGACTGGGATGCGCTCGTGCAGACCAACCTCTCCAGCGTCTTCCATCTGTCGCGACGGGTCTCCGCCGGGATGATCGCACGCGGCTCGGGCAAGATCATCCAGATCGGCAGCGTGCAGTCACAGCTCGCGCGTCCTTCGATCGCTGCCTACTCGGCCACCAAGGGCGCCATCGTGATGTTCACGAAGGGATTGTGCGCCGATCTCGCCCCGCACGGCATCCAGGCCAATGCGATCGCTCCCGGGTACTTCGCGACCGAGCTCACGAAGGCGCTCGTCGCGGACGAGCAGTTCTCGCAGTGGGTGCGCGGACGCACGCCCGCCGGCCGCTGGGGAGACACCCAGGACCTCGTCGGTGCCCTGCTGTTCCTCGCCAGTGGCGCGAGCGACTTCGTCAACGGGCAGACGCTGTTCGTCGACGGCGGCATGACGGCGGTGGTCTGA
- a CDS encoding YihY/virulence factor BrkB family protein, translating into MSEPDGSEAESGRLDAAVERATALTQRTLGLFPVRVWRHFLQHNGFLLAAGVSYQALFAIFAAIYLVFAIAGLWLGGSEEAVDGLIAMINRYIPNLILPEGGVFTPAQVQEIAVNTTGLLSVTGLIALGTVIWTAIGWVTFSRRATRDIFGLPPDRRSYVLLKARDLLAAVIFGVSLVVGSLLSSASAAVLSWLLSLLGWDSGSDGINISIRIGTVLVSFALMSGALAAMVRFLTGTSLHWHVIWPGALLGGGAMTILQYGAGFLLSYTPSNPLLATFAIFIGLLLWFRVNGVVMLVASSWIAVAAQDRDLPLLTLTDAERRVAEYQALLTAARIRVRKAHAARESAPWYRAWAAERAVRDAEQELADLEASPPPPDDPRGPLAQRLLTELHRPGRDVGGAR; encoded by the coding sequence GTGTCCGAACCCGATGGCTCCGAGGCCGAGTCCGGTCGCCTCGATGCGGCCGTCGAGCGCGCGACCGCACTGACACAGCGCACCCTCGGTCTGTTCCCTGTGCGGGTCTGGCGCCACTTCCTGCAGCACAACGGATTCCTCCTCGCTGCGGGCGTGAGCTATCAGGCGCTGTTCGCGATCTTCGCGGCGATCTATCTCGTCTTCGCGATCGCCGGGCTCTGGCTCGGAGGCAGCGAGGAGGCGGTGGATGGCCTGATCGCCATGATCAACCGCTACATCCCCAATCTGATCCTCCCTGAAGGCGGTGTCTTCACGCCCGCACAGGTGCAGGAGATCGCGGTGAACACCACGGGGCTGCTGAGCGTGACCGGTCTGATCGCCCTCGGCACCGTGATCTGGACGGCCATCGGATGGGTCACGTTCTCGCGTCGGGCGACCAGGGACATCTTCGGCCTGCCGCCGGACCGGCGCAGCTACGTGCTGCTGAAGGCCAGGGACCTGCTGGCGGCCGTGATCTTCGGTGTCTCTCTCGTCGTCGGCTCACTGCTCAGCTCCGCCAGCGCGGCGGTGCTGAGCTGGCTCCTCAGCCTGCTGGGGTGGGACTCCGGCTCCGACGGGATCAACATCAGCATCCGCATCGGCACCGTGCTGGTGTCGTTCGCCCTGATGTCCGGGGCGCTGGCGGCGATGGTGCGCTTCCTGACGGGAACGTCACTGCACTGGCACGTGATCTGGCCGGGGGCGCTTCTCGGCGGCGGCGCGATGACCATCCTCCAGTACGGGGCCGGATTCCTGCTGAGCTACACGCCCTCCAACCCACTGCTCGCCACGTTCGCCATCTTCATCGGTCTCCTGCTGTGGTTCCGCGTGAACGGGGTGGTGATGCTGGTGGCGTCCTCCTGGATCGCTGTCGCCGCGCAGGATCGCGATCTGCCTCTGTTGACGCTCACGGATGCCGAACGCCGCGTGGCCGAGTATCAAGCGCTGTTGACGGCGGCGCGCATCCGGGTGCGCAAAGCCCACGCCGCCCGCGAGAGTGCGCCGTGGTACCGCGCCTGGGCTGCGGAGAGGGCCGTGCGCGACGCGGAGCAGGAGCTCGCGGACCTCGAGGCCTCTCCTCCCCCACCCGACGACCCGCGCGGCCCGCTGGCCCAGCGCCTGCTCACGGAGCTGCATCGACCGGGACGGGATGTCGGCGGCGCTCGTTAG
- a CDS encoding DUF4166 domain-containing protein: MTARGAAFLEALGEQAQRLHPEILAQMSVEATRDSAEGVFAVAGSRFGRVAGLAAPVIGPGLLVTRFARDVPFRIDTVSGRSRAGRATLDTVREFRFPGATQHVTDRLFATGHPGIVQNALGVRGRVQMLEHCSVTDEGALRMSTRAVALRLGRYRIPLRGILRIEVELVDGWDEARRRRTIDMRATSPVLGTVLEYRGWYRYADLTAPDVTTSGGVPAADQ; the protein is encoded by the coding sequence GTGACCGCGCGTGGAGCGGCCTTCCTCGAAGCGCTGGGGGAGCAGGCGCAGCGGCTTCATCCCGAGATCCTCGCGCAGATGAGCGTCGAGGCGACCAGGGACAGCGCCGAGGGCGTGTTCGCGGTCGCCGGGAGCCGGTTCGGACGCGTCGCCGGTCTCGCCGCGCCCGTCATCGGTCCCGGCCTGCTGGTAACGCGGTTCGCGCGTGACGTGCCGTTCCGGATCGATACCGTGTCCGGCCGATCGCGCGCGGGGCGGGCGACGCTCGACACCGTCCGCGAGTTCCGCTTTCCCGGCGCGACGCAGCACGTGACGGATCGACTCTTCGCGACCGGTCACCCCGGCATCGTGCAGAACGCCTTGGGCGTGCGAGGGCGGGTGCAGATGCTCGAGCACTGCTCGGTGACCGACGAGGGTGCGCTGCGCATGAGCACTCGCGCCGTCGCACTGCGGCTGGGGCGGTATCGGATCCCGCTCCGCGGCATCCTGCGCATCGAGGTGGAGCTCGTCGACGGCTGGGACGAGGCCCGCCGTCGACGCACCATCGACATGCGCGCGACGAGCCCCGTTCTCGGGACGGTCCTGGAGTACCGCGGGTGGTACCGCTATGCGGACCTCACAGCGCCGGACGTCACGACGTCGGGTGGCGTGCCCGCCGCGGATCAGTAG
- a CDS encoding DUF4166 domain-containing protein — translation MTTGAGIFERALGADFARLHPQLQRRFGVGVDAGYGCIGRGVMTEVRRGPWWTLPFLLIGTFRNILFPERGQDVPFRIDNHAYVDDFGRETVTFVRTMDVRPGRRRRFDATMIYSEARRRVVDYLGTHQHLAVDLDLAVTDDGGLLLTSGAQRFYEGRAAFRFPMVFSGRARLVERYDDEQECYLIDLEIHNDVFGFLFGYRGAFTCEFVDGPAPETVKPYREEARE, via the coding sequence ATGACCACAGGCGCCGGGATCTTCGAGCGCGCGTTGGGAGCCGATTTCGCGCGACTCCACCCGCAGCTCCAGCGCCGGTTCGGGGTCGGCGTCGACGCCGGCTACGGCTGCATCGGGCGCGGAGTGATGACCGAGGTGCGCCGGGGTCCGTGGTGGACGCTGCCGTTCCTCCTCATCGGGACGTTCCGGAACATCCTCTTCCCCGAGCGGGGACAGGACGTGCCGTTCCGGATCGACAACCACGCCTACGTCGACGACTTCGGCCGTGAGACCGTGACCTTCGTGCGGACCATGGATGTGCGCCCCGGTCGCCGTCGCCGCTTCGACGCGACCATGATCTACAGCGAGGCCCGGCGGCGAGTGGTCGACTACCTGGGCACCCACCAGCACCTCGCGGTCGACCTCGACCTCGCCGTCACCGATGACGGCGGGCTCCTGCTCACCTCGGGGGCACAGCGCTTCTACGAGGGGCGTGCGGCCTTCCGCTTCCCGATGGTCTTCAGCGGACGGGCGCGGCTCGTCGAGCGCTATGACGACGAGCAGGAGTGCTACCTGATCGACCTCGAGATCCACAACGACGTCTTCGGGTTCCTGTTCGGCTATCGGGGTGCGTTCACGTGCGAGTTCGTCGACGGCCCCGCCCCGGAGACCGTGAAGCCGTACCGTGAGGAGGCCAGGGAGTGA
- a CDS encoding 50S ribosomal protein L25/general stress protein Ctc gives MSEDTKVQAELRESFGKGFARRLRAAGKIPAVIYGHGTEPVHVALPGHQVSLIIRRANALLELDIEGKGQLALVKDVQRDPVHQIIEHIDLLVVKKGEKVAIDVPIVVTGESAAGTIVNLDATTLSIEAEATHIPQNIEVSVEGLEEGAHITGADVKLPKGSTLLSDPEVLVVAISVPAAPTEDDEEGEAAAATEAAEEAAAE, from the coding sequence ATGTCTGAAGACACCAAGGTCCAGGCCGAGCTCCGCGAGAGCTTCGGCAAGGGCTTCGCCCGCCGCCTCCGCGCCGCCGGCAAGATCCCCGCCGTCATCTACGGCCACGGCACCGAGCCGGTGCACGTCGCGCTGCCGGGCCACCAGGTCTCGCTCATCATCCGTCGCGCCAACGCTCTCCTCGAGCTCGACATCGAGGGCAAGGGCCAGCTCGCCCTCGTCAAGGACGTCCAGCGCGACCCGGTGCACCAGATCATCGAGCACATCGACCTGCTCGTCGTGAAGAAGGGCGAGAAGGTCGCCATCGACGTCCCGATCGTCGTCACGGGCGAGTCCGCTGCGGGCACCATCGTCAACCTCGATGCGACCACGCTGTCGATCGAGGCCGAGGCCACCCACATCCCCCAGAACATCGAGGTCTCGGTCGAGGGCCTGGAAGAGGGCGCGCACATCACCGGCGCCGACGTGAAGCTCCCCAAGGGTTCCACGCTGCTCTCCGACCCCGAGGTGCTCGTCGTCGCGATCTCCGTCCCGGCTGCACCCACCGAGGATGACGAAGAGGGCGAGGCCGCCGCGGCGACCGAGGCGGCAGAAGAGGCCGCCGCGGAGTGA
- a CDS encoding SRPBCC family protein produces MASASPLPRSRGDRALYVEILIRAPLDEVWALTQDPSSHVRWDARFSDIVPQRTRADGAQDFRYELDLRVHTIRGTGVSLATKLSRTGERTSALLFDTDDALSPLGAGRGYWRYVPTDDGVRFLTGYDYVPGWGWLGRVLDPLITRRFVWWLTARSFDRLRLWAEQGIAPEETSGWRSLRRGHRPRAGNCLSRPPRRTGRTIMEDAPESLEELV; encoded by the coding sequence ATGGCTTCCGCTTCTCCTCTCCCACGGTCGCGAGGGGATCGGGCCCTCTACGTCGAGATCCTCATCCGCGCGCCCCTGGACGAGGTGTGGGCGCTGACCCAGGACCCGTCCTCGCACGTGCGCTGGGACGCGCGCTTCAGCGACATCGTGCCGCAGCGCACCCGGGCGGACGGCGCACAGGACTTCCGCTACGAACTCGATCTGCGGGTGCACACGATCCGCGGAACCGGCGTCTCGCTCGCCACGAAGCTGAGCCGCACGGGCGAGCGGACCTCTGCGCTCCTGTTCGACACGGACGACGCGCTCTCCCCGCTCGGTGCGGGGCGCGGGTATTGGCGCTACGTGCCGACGGATGACGGCGTGCGATTCCTCACCGGCTACGACTACGTCCCGGGCTGGGGCTGGCTCGGGCGCGTGCTGGATCCGCTGATCACGCGGCGCTTCGTCTGGTGGCTCACGGCGCGGAGCTTCGATCGCCTGCGGCTCTGGGCCGAGCAGGGGATCGCGCCCGAGGAGACCAGCGGATGGCGATCGTTGCGCCGAGGTCACCGACCTCGCGCAGGAAACTGCCTCTCCCGGCCTCCGCGACGCACCGGACGCACGATCATGGAGGACGCACCGGAATCTCTGGAGGAGCTCGTATGA